In the genome of Quercus robur chromosome 3, dhQueRobu3.1, whole genome shotgun sequence, one region contains:
- the LOC126716448 gene encoding ethylene-responsive transcription factor RAP2-11-like, whose product MVSDQMMEQSATLAAPGAARRNRKRYIGVRQRPSGRWVAEIKDTIQKIRVWLGTYDTAEEAARAYDEAACLLRGADTRTNFYPCSPTHLRPALPSKITNLLLLRLQARHIASASMVATSLPFSLQEPETEVKDYHFDSFFNLPEDCTTFENTDTLTNSTSVGVTNSDNVTEF is encoded by the coding sequence ATGGTTTCAGACCAGATGATGGAACAGTCTGCTACCTTAGCAGCACCAGGTGCAGCTAGGAGGAATAGAAAACGATACATTGGGGTGCGCCAGAGGCCTTCGGGAAGATGGGTGGCTGAGATAAAAGATACAATACAGAAGATAAGAGTATGGCTGGGAACTTATGACACTGCTGAGGAGGCTGCAAGAGCTTATGATGAAGCGGCTTGCTTGCTTCGTGGAGCCGATACTCGCACAAATTTTTATCCTTGCTCTCCAACTCATTTAAGGCCAGCTCTTCCCTCAAAGATCACCAATCTTCTGTTGCTTAGGCTACAAGCAAGGCACATTGCCTCTGCCTCAATGGTGGCGACCTCTTTGCCTTTTAGCCTACAAGAACCGGAAACTGAAGTAAAAGATTACCACTTTGATAGTTTCTTCAATCTGCCAGAAGATTGCACCACTTTTGAAAATACTGATACTCTTACTAATAGTACTAGTGTTGGTGTAACTAATAGTGATAACGTTACAGAGTTTTGA
- the LOC126718921 gene encoding protein argonaute 7 produces MEGTEESNANKKCTTKTRSFRGRANPHKYQYQYQYQHQLLQYSNQYGFCNQNQYPRYYPALLPLPPQIPLQLALTPPLPQNQSFRTKTHLQKPSCKLNSPPPAASSETHVQNVTISPAPEEVQRPKSLPPKDDNGRRIIGSRTSQALVAARRPDSGGVEGPVISLIANHFLVRFDPSQRIFHYNVEISPNPSKEIARMIKQKLVEEKSAVLSGALPAYDGRKNLYSSVEFQNDRLEFYVSLPIPTSKSTLPNGEFSNLLEKHQQHKQFRINIKLVSKIDGKELSSYLSKEGDDWIPLPQDYLHALDIILRESPTEKCISVGRSLYSSSMGGTKAIGGGAVGLRGFFQSLRPTQQGLALNVDFSVTAFHESIGVIPYLQKRLEFLRDLSQRKTRGLIDEERKEVEKALKNIRIFVCHRETVQRYRVYGLTEEATENLWFADRDRKNLRLVTYFKDHYNYDIQFRNLPCLQISRRKPCYLPMELCMICEGQKFLGKLSDDQIARILKMGCQRPRQRKEIIDEVMRGPVGPTSGTQGREFNLNVSVEMTRLNGRILQPPKLKLGDGGHVRDLVPSRHDRQWNLLDSHVFEGTKIERWALISFGGTSDQKSYIPKFINQLSQRCEQLGIFLNKNTIVSPQFESTQVLNKVSLLESKLKKLQRAASNNLQLLICVMERKHKGYADLKRIAETSIGVVSQCCLYPNLSRLTSQFLANLALKINAKVGGCTVALYNSLPSQIPRLFRSDEPVIFMGADVTHPHPLDDYSPSVAAVVGSMNWPAANKYVSRMRSQTHRQEIIQELGVMVWELLDDFYQEVNKLPQRIIFFRDGVSETQFYKVLQEELQAIRVACSRFPGYKPLITFAVVQKRHHTRLFPLETESSSTQNQCLDENIPPGTVVDTVISHPKEFDFYLCSHWGVKGTSRPTHYHILWDENQFTSDELQKLVYNLCYTFVRCTKPVSLVPPAYYAHLAAYRGRLYLERSDSTAYMRSASTFSRAAPPKATPLPKLSENVKNLMFYC; encoded by the exons ATGGAGGGAACAGAAGAGTCCAATGCTAATAAGAAATGCACCACCAAAACAAGGAGTTTTAGAGGCAGGGCCAACCCTCACAAGTATCAGTATCAGTATCAGTATCAACACCAGCTCTTACAGTACTCAAATCAGTATGGTTTCTGCAACCAAAACCAGTACCCGAGATACTACCCAGCTTTGCTTCCACTACCTCCTCAAATACCACTTCAGCTGGCTTTGACTCCACCTCTCCCTCAAAACCAGAGCtttagaacaaaaacccatctcCAAAAACCTTCATGCAAGCTCAACAGCCCTCCTCCTGCTGCCTCCTCTGAAACCCATGTCCAAAATGTTACAATTTCACCAG CTCCAGAGGAAGTCCAAAGGCCAAAAAGTTTACCCCCCAAAGATGATAATGGAAGAAGGATCATAGGTTCAAGGACTTCACAAGCACTAGTGGCTGCAAGGAGACCAGATTCTGGGGGTGTTGAAGGGCCAGTTATCTCTCTCATAGCCAACCATTTTCTTGTTCGATTTGATCCATCACAAAGAATTTTCCATTACAATGTTGAAATCTCTCCTAATCCCTCAAAAGAAATTGCCCGAATGATCAAACAAAAATTGGTTGAGGAAAAGTCAGCTGTGCTCTCTGGTGCTCTACCAGCCTATGATGGTCGAAAGAATCTTTACAGCTCGGTTGAATTCCAAAATGATAGGCTTGAATTCTATGTAAGCCTCCCAATCCCCACTAGTAAGTCAACTTTGCCAAATGGAGAATTTAGTAACTTGCTAGAGAAGCATCAACAGCATAAGCAATTTCGAATAAACATCAAACTTGTGTCAAAGATTGATGGAAAGGAGTTAAGTAGTTACTTGAGCAAGGAGGGAGACGATTGGATCCCTCTTCCTCAAGATTATCTCCATGCTTTGGATATTATTTTAAGGGAAAGTCCGACGGAGAAATGTATATCTGTTGGGAGGTCACTGTATTCAAGTTCAATGGGAGGAACTAAAGCAATTGGAGGTGGAGCAGTTGGATTGAGAGGGTTCTTTCAGAGTCTTCGCCCAACCCAACAAGGACTTGCTCTCAATGTAGATTTCTCTGTGACCGCTTTCCATGAAAGCATTGGAGTTATCCCCTATTTGCAGAAGCGGCTTGAATTTCTTCGAGACCTTTCTCAAAGGAAGACAAGGGGTTTAATTGATGAAGAGAGGAAGGAAGTGGAGAAGGCATTGAAGAACATCAGGATCTTTGTTTGCCACAGAGAAACTGTTCAGAGATATCGGGTCTATGGCTTAACTGAGGAAGCTACTGAAAATCTTTGGTTTGCAGACAGGGATAGAAAGAATCTGAGGCTGGTGACTTACTTCAAGGATCACTATAATTATGATATACAGTTCAGGAACTTGCCATGCTTGCAAATTAGTAGGAGAAAACCATGTTATCTTCCTATGGAGCTTTGTATGATTTGTGAAGGCCAGAAGTTTCTTGGGAAGCTTTCAGATGATCAGATTGCAAGAATACTTAAGATGGGATGCCAACGACCTAGACAGAGAAAAGAAATTATAGATGAAGTCATGAGAGGACCTGTTGGGCCAACAAG TGGCACACAAGGCAGAGAGTTCAACCTCAATGTTTCGGTAGAAATGACCCGATTAAATGGAAGAATTCTTCAACCTCCTAAACTAAAGCTTGGTGATGGTGGCCATGTGAGAGACTTGGTTCCTTCCCGTCATGACCGACAGTGGAACCTTCTTGACAGCCATGTTTTTGAAGGAACTAAGATTGAAAGGTGGGCACTGATAAGTTTTGGTGGCACCTCTGATCAAAAGTCATACATTCCAAAATTTATTAACCAGCTATCACAGAGGTGTGAACAACTAGGCATCTTTCTtaacaaaaatacaattgtTAGCCCCCAATTTGAATCAACCCAAGTGCTTAACAAAGTGTCTCTTTTGGAATCGAAACTTAAGAAATTACAAAGAGCAGCATCAAACAATCTTCAGTTGCTTATTTGTGTAATGGAGAGAAAACACAAAGGTTATGCAGATTTGAAGAGAATTGCAGAGACGAGCATTGGAGTTGTAAGCCAGTGCTGCTTATATCCAAACCTCAGCAGATTGACTTCTCAATTTCTCGCAAATTTGGCTCTCAAGATCAATGCCAAAGTTGGTGGATGCACTGTTGCCTTGTACAATTCATTACCCTCTCAAATCCCACGTCTCTTCCGGTCCGATGAGCCAGTGATTTTTATGGGTGCTGATGTGACACACCCTCACCCACTTGATGATTATAGCCCATCTGTTGCTGCTGTGGTTGGTAGCATGAATTGGCCAGCAGCAAACAAGTATGTTTCAAGAATGAGGTCCCAAACACATAGACAAGAAATAATCCAGGAACTTGGTGTAATGGTCTGGGAATTACTTGATGATTTTTACCAGGAAGTAAACAAACTCCCCCAAAGAATAATTTTCTTCAGAGATGGAGTAAGTGAAACCCAATTTTATAAAGTGCTACAAGAGGAGCTGCAAGCCATTAGAGTGGCTTGTTCTAGATTTCCTGGTTATAAACCTCTCATTACTTTTGCAGTAGTCCAGAAGAGGCATCACACAAGGCTATTTCCTTTAGAAACCGAATCATCTTCTACTCAAAACCAGTGTTTGGATGAAAATATTCCTCCAGGGACAGTGGTTGATACTGTCATTTCTCATCCAAAGGAATTTGATTTCTATCTTTGTAGCCATTGGGGTGTGAAAGGAACAAGCAGGCCAACTCACTACCATATCTTATGGGATGAAAACCAATTCACTTCTGATGAACTACAAAAGCTGGTTTACAATCTTTGCTACACATTTGTGAGGTGCACCAAGCCAGTTTCTTTGGTTCCTCCAGCTTACTATGCTCACCTAGCTGCATACAGAGGCAGACTTTACCTTGAAAGGTCAGACTCCACAGCTTACATGAGAAGTGCTTCTACATTCTCCAGAGCTGCCCCTCCAAAAGCAACCCCTTTACCTAAGCTTAGTGAAAATGTTAAGAACCTCATGTTCTACTGCTAA
- the LOC126718922 gene encoding uncharacterized protein LOC126718922 codes for MDRFRQEKLQRYEEFVDKRLKPDLVHAIAERDKVFEQQKTFSDLRKNIENLEKNSVTSLRTLVNLGSEVYMQADVPDTQRIFVDIGLGFHVEFTWSEALNFISQREERLARQIEEYTRLIASIKAQIKLVYEGIRELLQLPAERSVQGPVF; via the exons ATGGACAGGTTCCGGCAAGAGAAACTACAGAGATATGAGGAATTTGTTGATAAACGCTTGAAACCAGATCTTGTTCACGCTATCGCTGAGCG GGACAAGGTCTTTGAACAGCAAAAAACTTT CTCAGATTTACGAAAGAACATAGAGAATCTAGAGAAAAATAGTGTAACCAGTCTTAGGACATTGGTCAATCTTGGTTCTGAAGTGTACATGCAAGCTGATGT GCCAGATACACAGCGCATATTTGTGGATATTGGACTAGGATTCCACGTGGAGTTCACCTGGTCTGAGGCTTTAAATTTTATATCGCAAAGGGAAGAAAGGTTGGCAAG GCAAATAGAGGAATATACTCGACTTATTGCATCTATTAAAGCCCAGATAAAGCTG GTTTATGAAGGGATTCGGGAGTTACTTCAACTTCCAGCAGAGAGATCTGTACAAGGTCCTGTATTTTAA